DNA from Toxoplasma gondii ME49 chromosome X, whole genome shotgun sequence:
GACAGGATCCCTGACGAACAAAAGGTCGAAATAAAACGCCTCATATAGTACCACATCTGCGCCTTTTACCAGCGTTGCAAAGGTTCCATATGGCCATGGAGACGTCGCAAACGGTAGAAAACTGTCCTATCCCCTGCAGTCAAACTCGTGCAACCGACGGGGAAAATCATCGGCTGCGGCGTGCCTACCAGTCCAAGCGCAGCCAGTGCCAGCATAGATGATGCACAAAACGTAAAGAAAACGACTTTTTCGACTCCAGTGCGAAGTGCTTCGTTCGAGTAGCTGCTCTCCTCGACGCTAGTGGATTGTGTCTTTGACGGCGGGGCAGGGCCGACGCCCCTGCCGCTGATTAATTGCAAGAAATCTCGCATGACGTAAAAATGGTCTCGCCAGTCTTACTAATCCTTCCGATGCGACAACGTCAACGACTGGGACCCTTGCACGCCCATGCGCAAAGCGAAGGACTTGCGTCTGCCCTGTCCGTACACCGGACCCCTATGAAAAGTGCGACTCCGTACGGATGCAAACTGAGCTCCAGCTACCTGCGGTGATCGACTTCGCGGCAACCGACAGCTACACTAGAGCGCAGGCCGTGCAATGTGATGTCCTTTTGTTGCGGTAGGATGAATGCTACGATCAGAGAGGGCGGCTCTACCTTCTAGCTGCCGGCACACTGGTACTACTCACTGTCCGGACTCTGTGAGAACAAACGTGCTTCTGAATACCCTCCCTGAGCCTGCAAGCTAATCTCTAATTCTACTTCACCTTGCCAACACTTTCTCGCGTAAGGGTTGAGGTAATTACTTTAACTTTGGGCTTCAAGTGCAGTGGAAGGTAACCACCCCTGACATGACCGTCCCGCGTGAGAATCGTATTGAAACGTCAGTGCTTCCTTAGTCATATAACATCGCCGCGGCATTTGTTAGACTGCGTGTCATCGCAGTTTGTGGCACTCAGAGCTCCTCCGTCTGCCCAAGAGGGTGAGATGGGCATCATCAATGAATCAGCCCGATGTGCTGACTTCGAAATAGGCTGAACATGTCAACAACCCCTGCGCCTGCGCTGCGTGTAACATAACGCGCCGCTATCTGAAGTTTCGGACAGCCGGTGATTGGCAAATGGACTCTGAAAGGCCCAACATCCTCGATCAGTGAATTGTTTCTGGCTAAGGAGGTGTTTTTCAGAAAAGAGCACAAGGCAGAAATATGCAGTTACTCAAAAGGAAACTTCGGGACAATGCTAACGTCATCcattcgcttcttcgcgctcctcATTCCACTTCGCGATCATTGCTCTCCGCTCTTCGCTTGTCCGACGTTCGGGCCGCTGTATGCTTGGGGAACGTCTGTACAGCACAttacacacatatgcatagtAAAATTACCCACTACTGAAGTCCTCTACGATGGTTACGTCACGTTGAAACGCAACAGCTTCGAAGCGCTTACCTCCTTGTTGGTCTTCTTGGAGAGGAGGATCGCTGACGCGACCGGGATCTCCTTCGCCCCGGAGATCGCTGCCTTCCGTAATCTGGGTGATCGTCGAACATCTTCTTAAACAGTTTCCTCTTCAGCGAGCGAGGAACATGCTTGAGATGCATAAAATTACAATATCCGCCTCTGCGACACTGTCCATCAACGAACTGCCGGCACCGTGCTTCCCGGAAATCTGTAACAGGGGTGAACTCGGCGTGAATCTGCTTGCCTGTAAACAACACACCAGAGACACGCCGCGACGGACAGGTGGCCATGAAAACACAGCTGAACGCAGTTGAAAAGCTCACCAGAATGCTACCTGCTCCTACACCCGCTCGTGCATCACATACCTGAGTAAAATCTTCCTTGCAAGGCAGCCAGTGCCTTGTTTGCCGCTTCTTCATCTGTGTATTTTACGTAGACGTTTCCGATGATGTGGTCGCCTATATTGTCGCACACCACCATATCCTCCACCTCACCGTACTTCGCTAACTCCTCGAATACTTCAGAAAAAAATGCCTCGAAGTGGTCCGCTGCTTGGTCAAGTAGTTCATCCGAAACTGAACAACCACAGCACACGGATTCGCAAGACGTTGCTACGAATGCAACTGCCTAACCCGTTGACACCTTTCCTAAACGAAGTGATTCCTAAACGTGCACACTAGTAGCCACAAGCCCCTGCAAAACTGACCAATCGACCACAATGAAGAAAACCAGACGAACTGCAAAGCACTAACTAGCACAACTATGCGTGCCGGAATTCAACAATAGTGGACGGCTGAACGATTAGTCTTGGCTTAAGAAGACCGGTTAACTATCCTGTGATGACTATCCTTACCATTCTGTCCTTCTGCAATTGCCACAGCTACGGGAGGGTTGGGGTACATGTGACGGAGGACGATTGTTGGCGACGATGTCGGTTTATAGTGCGACCGAGAACACTGATCTCCATGACGACAGGCTCCAATTTTCCAATAAAAAGGACAGTTCACTCTATCCTCCTCCGTCCCTATGATACGAGCCAGATGCTCCGCCATCGTGGATGACGAAGGCAGTGACGCAGACTGTGTTCAACAATAAAAACGTATTCAGCGCAAACGTATTTAGCAGATTCACCAAGGGCAAGATATAATTATACACACTACCAAGTGCGCAAGACAATCCAGTCGGGATACAACCACACACCCAGAGAATCAAGAAAAAGCAACAAAGCCATGAACCGATGATAAGACAAAAACGTTACCATCCATacaaaaagagacagggTTTTAAAAACGGTGTCGCGTGACCAAAAAGACGCCTACTGAAAGCATACAAAAGCCAGTTCAGCCTTCAACGAGCCAACCCGCCAAGCGAAAGGGTGGATCTTTCCCCAGCTGTTAAAGACGCTCCGAACGGTGCAGGAATCGAACATCAAAGCACCGCGTTCGAATGTGACACAAGACGTTTCAAACAACTCTTCTCCAGACTACGAGGACTCTTTCGACTGACAAGATAAACGGGACGCGAAAACTACGTCGTTGGTCGTCCGCTGTTCTTTGCCGACTTCATCCATAGTCTTCCTCTGTATGCATCGCGGGGAATGGGGGGACTTCTTTTGGATGCactggaggaaaaacgcCACTGCGCCCGTTAACTTTTCTTCAATGAAACTGTCACTCTTTCATGGAATGACGTTTTTCCACCATGTAAACAATCAGAAAACACTCTTTTTTGACCGTAACATACGGCAGCGCATCCTACAGGCAGTGCCctcagaagaaaaactgaaGGAGCTTGTGCTATACTTCGCATAGTACCAAGTGATTCACGTAGTTAAGCTTTCCCCTATTTGCAGAACTCCGGGAATTCTCTGCACACGCCAACAAAGAAACACAGCAACTCCACCGTAGTGTAGATATCCGTCCCTCATTAGGGAACGGGCGTGGGCTCTGCCGAAAATAAGCCGTGGATTTTATGTTGAAGCGGTGGCTGGTATTCTGCGCTCTCTATGCGAGAGTGAGGGGTGACACGCCAAAAAGCGTGTCCCTAATGGCCGTGGATTACTTTTTGTCCTCTTTACTTTAGTGGGATCAACATGCCGTTTCTAATTATTCCGTATCAGCTGCCGGTCTACTCTTTGCAGGGtcaggagacagagtcggcCTTATACTGAAGGTCGAGCGGTCTTTCGCGTTGCTTCCTACGTTCCACCGTCCACCGCTGTTTTCAGTGAGCAAAATGCTTCTGGAAGTCACCGGTTTCCACCTTTTTTTCAAACTGAGACGGCATTGTTCTGGTGTTGGACCTAAAATTAGCATCATCTTCTGTATCGTTCGTCTCACGGCGTAGATATGAATAGAGGAAAGACGAGCTCACTATGTACGCCTTTGGCTTTGACTGTCGCCTGTCGCATGCACCGTCCCTCCTACTACGAGCCTGCAAGATTCCTCTTCCCTTTGTCACGCCCGCTGCAGCGTTGTCCCGCCTACAAAGACACGTCACACAATCACCCGTATCCACCTGCATAAAGTTGAGAAACTGGGGCGTTATGTGTGGGAACAaatcttcgtttctttccgaAAACGACGCCGTCCACCGGACGTTTGAGTAGTGTCAGTCGCAGCTGCCTACCTTGATCCCGACATTTTGTCGTCCGCTATTTTTTCCGTCTTTGTGCGGTTCATCTGCAGTTGTTGGCTCAGCCACCTGATTTGCTGATGTTCTTCTATCTCACTGATCTCACTGCTGTTCTCTCCCGTGTTTTTGTATGGACAATCCGCCTGTGTGCGTGGCTCTCCTGCACATGCACCTCGGCAACAGAAAGGGCCGTCTGGGTTTGCGCCTCACTGTCACTCTTTTAGAGGCGACTGACAGACACGGTCCCAAACGAGTGTTAGCTGCGCAACTGCCCGCATTTTGTTGAGTTTGTTGCTTGCTCGGAAAACAAACGCTCCAGCAGGAGACCCGTCGATCAGTACCAACAGGATTTCCGGCAAAAAGTGCCGCATCACCGAAGGCAAGCGACCGAGGTTACCTCTGCGAAAAAGGGGACATCTGGAGCAGCGATTGTCGAAAAAGGTCTTAGCAGTTTTGCTTCCTGCGGACGTAGAGGCCACTGCGACTACCGCGGAACGGACAGCACTAGAGCAACGCGTCTCGCAGAAGCcccagagagaacaaatgGCGGCGGACAGCACCAAGGCCGGTCAGGAGGAGGTGAAGCAGGCGGCCTCCCAGCAGTCGACTCTCCTGCATGCTTCCAACGGAGCAGAGGAGCAAGACACTTTCGACGAACCCGACGACGAACTAGAAGAATTCGACGAGATTGGTAAGGCGACCCGCCTGACCCTCTTCACTGCCAGGTTTGGGTTTTCTTCTG
Protein-coding regions in this window:
- a CDS encoding U2 snRNP auxiliary factor, putative (encoded by transcript TGME49_236910); this encodes MAEHLARIIGTEEDRVNCPFYWKIGACRHGDQCSRSHYKPTSSPTIVLRHMYPNPPVAVAIAEGQNVSDELLDQAADHFEAFFSEVFEELAKYGEVEDMVVCDNIGDHIIGNVYVKYTDEEAANKALAALQGRFYSGKQIHAEFTPVTDFREARCRQFVDGQCRRGGYCNFMHLKHVPRSLKRKLFKKMFDDHPDYGRQRSPGRRRSRSRQRSSSPRRPTRRRSPSIQRPERRTSEERRAMIAKWNEEREEANG